One region of Carboxydocella sporoproducens DSM 16521 genomic DNA includes:
- a CDS encoding DUF6803 family protein, protein MPLTASGKWRGIADILAVGFYLSGAITLFGISFFRNYNF, encoded by the coding sequence ATTCCTCTTACTGCTAGCGGAAAGTGGCGAGGTATTGCAGATATTCTGGCAGTAGGTTTTTATTTATCTGGAGCAATAACTCTGTTCGGGATTAGTTTTTTTAGAAATTACAACTTTTGA